One window of the Candidatus Binatia bacterium genome contains the following:
- the tadA gene encoding tRNA adenosine(34) deaminase TadA produces MAGQDQMDEAWMALALEQAEEAARRDEVPIGAVLVRGESELARAHNAPIALCDPTAHAEVLALREAARNEQAYRLPGTTLYATIEPCSLCFGAALHARVSRIVYGATDPKGGAAGSVVDLRALPGVNHRIEVQGGILAAPAGDLLRRFFRARRGAD; encoded by the coding sequence ATGGCGGGACAGGACCAGATGGACGAGGCGTGGATGGCCCTCGCCCTCGAACAGGCCGAGGAGGCGGCTCGCCGGGACGAGGTCCCGATCGGGGCCGTCCTGGTTCGGGGCGAGAGCGAGCTGGCACGGGCCCACAACGCCCCGATCGCGCTCTGCGACCCCACGGCCCACGCAGAAGTGCTCGCCCTGCGGGAGGCCGCACGCAACGAGCAGGCTTACAGGCTGCCCGGCACGACCCTGTACGCCACGATCGAGCCGTGCTCGCTCTGTTTCGGGGCGGCGCTCCACGCCCGCGTCTCTCGGATCGTGTACGGCGCAACAGACCCGAAGGGTGGGGCGGCGGGCTCGGTCGTCGACCTCCGAGCTCTGCCCGGCGTAAATCACCGGATCGAGGTTCAGGGAGGCATTCTGGCGGCTCCGGCCGGCGACCTTCTGCGCCGCTTCTTTCGGGCCCGCCGGGGCGCCGATTGA
- the ilvB gene encoding biosynthetic-type acetolactate synthase large subunit — translation MTTLHEAKSAPRHPLAGTTMTGSDMVVQVLADEGVDTVFGYSGGAILPTYDAVFRHNEQRDPEQAIRLVVPATEQGAGFMAAGYARATGKVGCFIVTSGPGATNAVTPIRDCHADSVPVVLICGQVPRAAMGTDAFQEAPIFNIMSACAKHVFLITDETKIEETVRKAFDLARTGRPGPVVIDLPRDVQLAEGTFKGEGLLPLRGYDQRMAKLQRSVLTEKAASDFYSLLEESERPLIYAGGGVINAEAAEEIRAFAERFQIPVVTTLLGIGALDTTNDLSLRMLGMHGTAFANYAVEDCDLLIAVGARFDDRVAGKVKEFAPGARIAHIDIDASEIGKVKGVDWAHVADARQGLTELLQAGKSCAKSFAPWLEAVRELRTNHPLNYNRDSPHLQQEEVLETMNEITKGEAIVSTGVGQHQMWAAQYLDFVHPRTFLTSGSMGTMGFGLPAAIGAQLAHPNKLVIDVDGDGSIRMNLGELETLTTYDIPVKVLLLNNYGDGMVRQWQDLFYSQRYSGTDKALHKKDFVKAAEADGFGFCQRVSERPKLREALEAFLHFPGPALLEVVVDKSAHVYPMVGPGMGYKDMITGKYIKARERKEVIVDKSAGF, via the coding sequence ATGACCACTCTGCACGAGGCCAAGAGCGCCCCGCGGCACCCGCTCGCCGGCACCACGATGACCGGCTCCGACATGGTCGTGCAGGTTCTGGCGGACGAAGGGGTCGACACCGTCTTCGGATACAGCGGCGGAGCGATCCTGCCGACCTACGACGCGGTCTTCCGCCACAACGAGCAGCGCGACCCGGAGCAGGCCATCCGACTGGTCGTTCCGGCCACCGAGCAGGGCGCCGGCTTCATGGCGGCAGGCTACGCCCGTGCCACCGGCAAGGTCGGCTGCTTCATCGTCACCTCGGGACCGGGTGCGACCAACGCCGTCACGCCGATCCGCGACTGCCACGCTGATTCCGTTCCGGTCGTCCTGATCTGTGGCCAGGTTCCCCGCGCCGCGATGGGGACCGACGCGTTCCAGGAAGCCCCGATCTTCAACATCATGTCGGCCTGCGCGAAGCACGTCTTCCTGATCACGGACGAGACGAAGATCGAGGAGACGGTACGCAAGGCGTTCGACCTCGCACGGACGGGTCGACCCGGCCCCGTAGTCATCGACCTGCCCCGCGACGTGCAGCTCGCCGAAGGCACGTTCAAAGGCGAGGGCCTGCTGCCGCTGCGCGGCTACGACCAGCGGATGGCCAAGCTCCAGCGCTCCGTCCTGACCGAGAAGGCGGCCTCCGACTTCTACTCGCTGCTCGAGGAATCCGAACGACCGCTGATCTACGCCGGCGGTGGCGTCATCAATGCCGAAGCCGCAGAAGAAATCCGCGCGTTCGCCGAACGGTTCCAGATCCCGGTCGTGACCACCCTCCTGGGCATCGGTGCCTTGGACACGACGAACGATCTATCACTACGCATGCTCGGCATGCACGGGACCGCGTTTGCGAACTACGCCGTCGAAGACTGCGATCTGCTGATCGCCGTCGGCGCGCGCTTCGATGATCGCGTCGCCGGCAAGGTGAAGGAGTTCGCACCGGGCGCGCGCATCGCGCACATCGACATCGACGCTTCCGAGATCGGCAAAGTGAAGGGCGTCGACTGGGCGCATGTGGCGGACGCTCGCCAGGGTCTCACCGAGCTGCTTCAGGCCGGCAAGTCCTGCGCAAAGAGCTTCGCGCCGTGGCTCGAAGCCGTTCGCGAACTGCGCACGAACCACCCCCTGAATTACAACCGCGACTCGCCCCACCTCCAGCAGGAGGAAGTGCTCGAGACGATGAATGAGATCACCAAGGGCGAGGCGATCGTCTCGACCGGGGTCGGTCAGCATCAGATGTGGGCCGCCCAGTACCTCGACTTCGTCCACCCGCGCACCTTCCTGACCTCCGGAAGCATGGGGACGATGGGCTTCGGCCTCCCCGCAGCGATCGGAGCGCAGCTCGCGCACCCCAACAAGCTGGTGATCGACGTCGACGGTGACGGCAGCATTCGCATGAACCTGGGCGAGCTCGAGACGCTCACCACCTACGACATTCCTGTGAAGGTCCTTCTGCTGAACAACTATGGCGACGGCATGGTGCGCCAATGGCAGGACCTGTTCTACTCGCAGCGCTACTCCGGCACCGACAAAGCCCTTCACAAGAAGGACTTCGTGAAGGCCGCCGAGGCCGACGGTTTCGGGTTCTGCCAGCGGGTTTCGGAACGTCCGAAGCTCCGTGAGGCGCTCGAAGCGTTCCTGCACTTCCCGGGGCCGGCGCTGCTCGAGGTCGTCGTCGACAAGAGCGCGCACGTCTACCCGATGGTCGGTCCTGGCATGGGCTACAAGGACATGATCACCGGGAAGTACATCAAGGCACGCGAGCGCAAAGAGGTGATCGTCGACAAGAGCGCCGGCTTCTGA